ATGATCGGCAGCATCATCCAGCCGCCGGATTTGACCAATTCCCACACAGTGACAGTCCCCTCGAAAAAGTGCGCCACTCTAACATAGGGGGTCGGCGCACCGAAGACCGTGATGTCGCATCCGGTCGGGCTTTAATAACCGGTGGTTATGGCGGGGCTCGCCAGAAACGCCGTTGTTGACGCATCGTCCAGGCCGGTTCGAACAGCCCCAGGCGCAGACGAATGGCGCCCTGCTCGGCGCTGTCGTGGAGAGTCATGCCGCGTTTTCGATAGCGCGCCGTGACCGTAGGGTGCGGGTGGCCGAACGAATTGCCATGGCCGCGCGAGATCAGCACCGCCCGGGGTTGCAACGCCGCGAGCAGCGCCATCGACGACGAACTGCGGCTGCCGTGGTGGGGCGACTGCAACCAGTCGGTGGGCACGGCCAGGGGGCTGTCGAGCAGGACCTGCTCGGCCGCGACGTCGATGTCGCCGGTCAGCAGCAGGCGCTCGCCGTTGGCCTCGATTTGCAGCACGCAGGATTGCTGGTTGCTGTCGGTCGCCCCGGACCATTGCCAGAGCTGGAACCTCACACCGTCCCAGGTCCATTGCTCCCCACTGGCGCACGCCTGCGCGTTCAATTCGGCGGGCAGTGCCAGCGGGTCACCGCTCAGGGTTCGCGCGACCGGCATTGCCTGGGCGACGGCCCTGGCCCCTCCCGCGTGATCGGCATCGCCGTGGCTGATCAGCATCAGGTCGAGCCCGCTGACGCCCAGCTTGCGCAAGGCTGGCACAACCACGCGCTCACCCAGGTCGAGGTCGCCGAAACGCGGCCCGGTGTCATACAGCAGCGTGTGATGGCGGGTTCGGATCAGAATCGCCAGCCCCTGGCCGACGTCCAGTTGCCAGACTTCGGCGACGCCTTCCGGCAGCGTCGACCTGGGGGGAAACACCAGCAACAGTAACAGCGGCCATCCCAACGGACGCAACGGCACGCCACGGGGCAGCAACAGCAGAATCGCGCCAAGACAACCCAGCGCCCATACCCAAGGCGCGATCGCGACGGGCTGCCATGCCGGTACTTGCCCGGCCAGCCACCCAAGGGCCATGAACAACTTGTCGATCAGCCCGCCCGCCAGCCACAGCAGGCCTTCGCCTACATAAGGCAGCGGCAACAACAAGGTCCCGAGCAGGGCCAGTGGCAACACCAGCAGGCTGATCCAGGGCACCGCCAGCAAATTGGCCAGCGGACCGCTGAGGCTGATGGGCAGTCCCAATATCAGCAGCAGCGGCCCCAGGCCGATTGCAATCAGCCATTGCGCGCGGGTCCAGGCCTGCCACCATCGCCATGGGCCCAGGCGCCCGCCAAAGGTGAAGATCAGCACCGCCACCGCCGCGAAGGACAGCCAGAAACCCGGCTGCAGACTGACCAGAGGATCGAGCAGCAACACTGCATCGAGCGCCAGCAGCAACGGCCACCAGGCCCCCAGATGGCGAAAGCGCAGGCGCCACAGCAGCACCAGGCCGATCATCACACAGGCCCGCCGCACCGGCACCTCGAACCCGGCCAGCAGTCCATAGCCCAGCGCTGCGGCGAATGCCAGCCCACAGGCCCAGGGCAACCAGGGCAGGCGCGCCGGCCACAGACCGTAGCGGGCCAGCCCGGCAATCAGCAGATACACCACGCCGGCGAGCAGACCGATGTGTTGCCCGGAGATCACCAGCAAATGCACGGTGCCGGTGTCTTGCAGCACCTGCCAATCTTCACGATCAAGCCCGGCGCCATCGCCCAGCACCAGCGCCGCCAGCGCGCCCGCCCGGCCCTGGGCGTCCACCGCCTGCAAACGCTGGCGGACGCTGTCGCGCCAGGCCCAACGCGCTTGCGCAAGGCGCTGGCCATCCTTGATCGTGCCGGTGGCGCCAATGCGTTGCGCCAGCAGCCAGGCGTCGTAATCGAAGGCATGGGGGTTGAGCAGCCCGGACGGGCGCTTGAACTTCACCGCCAGCCGCCAGCGCTCGCCGCTGCTGACCGGCGGCCCGCCGTACCAGGCCAGGCGCAGCCGTGGTGGCAGGTTTTCCTGGCGTGAGCGCACGTCTGCCAACTCAAAGCGCACCACTTGATCGCTGCTCGCGGGCAACCCCACCACCCGCCCCTCGACCCAACGGGTTTCACCGTCGAGTTCAGCCGGCAGGCGATCGTCCAGCGCCCACTGCGCCTGGGCGCCGGCCCAACTCAAGCCGAACAGGAAAAACGCCAGGGGGTAGGTCCTGAACGGCAGCAACATCAAACCCACTACGGGCAACGCCCACCACAACCCCGCCGGCGGTAGCGCCGGCAAAAAACGCAGGGCCAGCAAACCCAGCGCCAGCGCCATCATCCCTGTGCGCATAAGCCCGTCCTTGAGAGTTCCCTCCCAAGTCATAGCCGGCTTGCGGCACGAGCATGGTTAATAATTGTCACAAACTCTGAATAGGCGGCTCTTAGAATCCAGACATACTTGCCGCCTTGACCGACCGAGAAGCCTTATGCCCCGGCGCTTATTCAAACGCTACATGCCAGACCCGACCAGCATCAGGGAACATCAATCCTTACGCTTTCTCGGTACCCTGCTGCATGACCCGAACCTTTGGCACCTCAACCGACACTCGGTAGCGCGGGCCATGGCGGTGGGCCTGTTCGCGGCGTTCCTGCCGATCCCCATGCAGATGCTGGTGGCTGCGGCCCTCGCGGTCGTGGTGCGCGGCAACATGCCGATTGCCGTCAGCCTGGTCTGGCTGACCAACCCGATCACCATGCCGGCGGTGTTCTTCTGCACCTACCAGATGGGCGCCTGGCTGATGAACGTCCCCGCCCGCACCTTGCCCGACGAACTGACCTGGGAATGGATCAGCGGTGAACTGTCGACGTTGTGGCAGCCGTTCCTGCTGGGCTCGGTGGTCACCGGCCTGCTGCTGGGTGCACTCGCCTATTGCCTGGTGATGGTGTATTGGCGTTGGTGGGTCAGCCGACAGTGGGCCAGGCGCAAGAAAAAGCGTATGCAATGAACACAAAAGGCCTCCATCTGGAGGCCTTTTCAATTGCACAACACAACCCCTGTAGGAGCGAGCACGCTCGCGATGGTGGCCCAGACACCACGGGCATCGCGAGCAAGCTCGCTCCTACAGTAGATCAAGATCAAAAGCGTTACGCCGTCCCCTGTAGGAGCGAGCTTGCTCGCGATGGTGGCCCCGGCACCGCGGGCATCCAGACAGCCCGCGTCATCGTTCACGACCATCGCGAGCAAGCCCGCTCCCACAGAAGATCAAGATCAAAAGCGTTGTGCGGTCCCTTGTAGGAGCGAGCTTGCTCGCGATGAAAGCCCAGACACCGCAGGCATCCAGACAGCCCGCATCATCGTTAACGACCATCGCGAGCAAGCCCGCTCCCACAGAAGATCAAGGTCAAAAGCGTTGTGCGGTCCCCTGTAGGAGCGAGCTTGCTCGCGATGGTGGCCCAGGCACCGCGGGCATTCAGACAGCCAGCGTTATCGTTAGCGACCATCGCGACGGTTCGACGCTTCGACAGGCTCGCTCCCACAGAGGGGGGAATGCGCAGCATTGGGGGTTAAGTCCGCATCCCCCGCCCACTCACCAGCAGTCGTGCGCAGCCGATGTACAGCACCACCGTGGCCACCAGCATGAACGTAATCGCCACACTGATCCTGATGTCCGAAACCCCCAGGATGCCAAAGCGGAACGCATTGACCATGTGCAGCACCGGGTTGGCCAACGATACGGTCTGCCAGAACGGCGACAGCAGGGAAATCGAATAGAACACCCCACCCAGGTACGTCAGCGGCGTCAGGACAAAGGTCGGAATGATCGAAATATCATCGAAGTTGCGCGCAAACACGGCGTTGATAAAGCCCAGCAGCGAGAAGATCGTCGCCGTCAGCACCACTACCAGGATGGTCACGCCCAGGTGATGCACCTGCAAATGGGTGAAGAACATCGACAACACCGTGACGATCAGCCCGACCATCAACCCGCGTAGCACGCCGCCCAGGGTAAAGCCGATCAGAATCGTGTGCGGCGACACCGGCGACACCATCAGTTCCTCGATGGAGCGCTGGAACTTGCTGCCGAAGAAGCTCGATACCACGTTGCCGTAGGAGTTGGTGATCACCGACATCATGATCAGCCCCGGCACAATGTACTCCATGTAGCTGAAGCCACCCATGTCACCGATCTGCCGGCCGATCAGGTTGCCGAAGATCACGAAGTACAGAACCATCGTGATGGCCGGTGGCAGCAAGGTCTGTGGCCAGATGCGGGTGAAGCGCCGGACCTCACGGTAAACGATGGTGTTGAGGGCGACGAGGTTGGGTCGCAGCTCGGAATTCATACCGCCACCTTCGACAGATTTTTCTCCACCAGGGACACGAACAACTCCTCGAGGCGATTGGTTTTGTTACGCAGGCTCAGCACTTCGATGTTCTGCTGGGCCAGCTGGGTGAACAGCGCCGTGATGCCCATGGTCTTCTCGACCTGCACCTCGAGGGTGTGCGCATCGAGCAATCGGCTCGGGTAACCGAGCAACTGCGGGGCAACGCTCAGGGCGTTCTTGGTGTCGAGCAGGAAGGTCTCCACATGCAACTGGCCGAGCAGCTGTTTCATGCTGGTGTTCTCGACGATGGTGCCGTGGTCGATGATGCCGATGTGGCGGCACAACTGCTCGGCCTCTTCCAGGTAATGCGTGGTGAGGATGATGGTGATGCCTTTCTGGTTCAGCTCGGTGAGGAACGACCACATCGAGCGACGCAGCTCGATGTCCACCCCCGCCGTCGGCTCGTCGAGGATCAGCAGGCGCGGTTCGTGGACCAGGGCGCGGGCAATCATCAGGCGCCGCTTCATGCCACCGGACAGGGACCGCGACGGCACATCGCGCTTGTCCCACAGGCCAAGCTGAGTCAGGTACTGCTCGGCGCGTTCCTTGGCGATTTTGGGCGGGATGCCGTAATAGCCGGCCTGGGTCACGACGATGTCGAAGGTCTTTTCGAACTGATTGAAGTTGAATTCCTGCGGCACCACACCGATGGAGCGCTTGAGCTGTGCAGGGTTCCTGTCCAGGTCGTGACCAAAGATATTCACCGTGCCGCTGGTCTTGTTCACCAGGGTCGAAAGAATGCCGATGGTCGTGGATTTGCCGGCGCCGTTGGGGCCGAGCAAGGCGAAAAAGTCACCTTCGGCGACGTCCAGATCGATACCACTCAGGGCCTGGAAACCGTTGCCGTAGGTTTTGGTTAGCTGCCGGATGGACAGAGCGGAACTCATATCGGATTTACGCACCGGAAAAGAAAAAATGAGGGTGGGCGACGCGCAAGGCACCGCGGCGAATTGACGCAATGGTGCTTGCCGCCGCCACACAAGTACAGTGAAGTGTGTCGATAGTAAGTATTAAGTCAACGCGGTCATGACGGCTTTTTTATACGCCGCACGCGCTTTCAGCCGTGCGTACCAGGCCTCGAGATGAGGCTGCGGGGCACGCTCGATGGGCATTTCGAACCAGGCATAAATGAAACTGCCCAGGGGAATATCGCCCATGCCGATCTCGTCACCGGACAGGTAAGGCTTGAGTGCCAGCGCCTCATCGGCCATCGCCAGCAGTGTGTCGCACTCTTTGATCGCGGCATGGATGGCGGGCCAGTCCTGCTGCTCCGCCGGCGTGCGCAGGACACCCCAGAACACCGTGCGGAACGGGCCGGCAAAACTGGACGTGGTCCAGTCCATCCATTGTTCGGCAATGGCGCGCGCCTTGAGATCGGTGGGGTACCACGCGGTGTAGCCAGCATGGCTGGCCATCAGGTAACGCACGATGGCATTGGATTCCCACAGCACGAACCCTTCATCCTCGATGACCGGCACCCGGCCGTTGGGATTCATCGCCCGGTACTGCGGCGTGTCCACGACACCGAAGGCGCCGCCCGCGTCGATGGATTCGTAGGGCAGATTGAGCTCCTCGGCGGCCCACAACGCCTTCCTGACATTCGACGAATTTTTCCGACCCCAGATCTTCAGCATGTCTGCCTCTTTATGGATGAATGCGCAGGCAGCATACGCCGGATCAGGCGCGACTCAAATCGCTCTGCATATCACCCAGCAGCGCTGGCAATGCTTCGCTGAACAGATGCGGGTAGCACTTTTGCAGGTGCTCGAAAAAGAAGGTTTCCGGCACGTCGGCGAACTGGCCGTGATCAATCAGGTATTCCATCAAGTGCTCGCCATCGCGATTGAACGGGTGGAAAACACTGTCGTTAATGCCATCGAATTCCAGCGGCGCCACGTTGAACAGTTCGCACAGTTGCTCGTTGAATGCCGGCGTGGCCTTGACCCAGCGGCCGTTCAGGAACAGTTCGGTATAACCGTGCATGGCGAACACATCGCTCTTGAGCAACTGCAGCAAACGCGGGGTCGACAAATGATTGCGCACATCCGCCAGGCCGATCCGCGCGGGAATCCCGCAATGGCGGGCCGCGCCGGCCAGCAAGGTGGCCTTGGGCACACAGTAACTTTCCCCGGCGGCCAGCGCATGACTGCCGCGCAGGGTGTCCGGATCACGGCTGAAGGTGTAAGGGTTGTAGCGCACGGCCTCGCGCACCGCGTAATACAGATTGATCGCCTGCTCCAGCGGATCGCGGCTTGTTCCGCGGTGTTTTTCGGCGAACTCCACCACCGACGGATGGTCACTATCGGTGAAGCGGCCGGGTCTCAGATACTCGTGCATGGGATCAATCTCCTGGGCAAGCCACGAGTCTAGCGAGAGGTTCAGCACAGAGATAACGACGTTTCGGCCAAACTTGGACGCTTTGTCGCCCACCTCTCGAACGATTGGCGCCGCTTGCTGCCAACCGCTCCTACAAACTCATTAAAGGTTTCCCACGATTTCAATCACACCGCTCTGACCACCCTCTTTCGCGGATGCCGTCTAAGCTCTGAAGGTTGTTTTTGCCCTTGTTTCACGGAGGATTAAATATGCTGCTGTTGTGGATATTGGTTCTGGTTGTCGGGATTGCGTATTTAGCCCACCGCCGTATCGCCCCCCTGCCCGCCCTGTGCATCGTTGCCGTTTATGTGGTGGCGATGGGCGCCTTCAGCCGCGCGCCAGGCTGGTTGCTGCTGGTACTGTGGGTGTTGATCGCCGCCGTCGCAGCCCCTCTGTTGCTGCCGGACCTGCGCCGCAAATACTTCAGCGCGCCTTTGTTCGACTGGTTCCAGAAAACCCTGCCGCCAATGTCGGAAACCGAACGAGATGCCATCGACGCCGGTACGGTGTGGTGGGACGGCGAGCTGTTCAGTGGCCGCCCGGACTGGGACAAACTGCTGTCCTACCCCAAGGCGCAATTGACCGAAGAAGAACAGGCCTTCATCGACGGCCCGACCGACGAGCTCTGCGCAATGGTCACTGACTGGCAGATCGGCCAGGACATGGACCTTCCCGCCGAAGCCTGGGCACACATCAAAGACAACGGCTTCTTTGCCCTGATCATTCCCAAGGAATACGGCGGCAAGGGCTTCTCGGCCTACGCCCACTCCCAGGTGGCGATGAAACTGGCCACCCGCAGCGGCGACCTCGCCTCCACCGTGATGGTCCCCAACTCCCTCGGGCCCGCGGAACTGTTGTTGCACTACGGCACCGACGAACAGCGCAACCACTACCTGCCGCGCCTAGCACGCGGCGATGACATTCCGTGCTTCGCCCTGACCGGGCCACTGGCGGGCTCCGACGCCGGCGCCATGCCCGACACCGGCATCATCTGCAAAGGCCAATGGCAGGGTGAAGAAACCCTCGGCCTGCGCCTGAACTGGGAAAAGCGCTACATCACCCTGGGCCCGGTCGCCACCCTCCTCGGCCTCGCGTTCAAGGCGTATGACCCGGACCATTTGCTCGGCGATGAAGTCGACCTGGGCATCAGCCTGGCGTTGATCCCCACCGACACCCCCGGCGTGGAAATCGGCCGTCGCCACCTGCCCCTGGGCGCTGCTTTCATGAACGGCCCCAACTCGGGCAAGGATGTATTCATCCCGCTGGAATTCCTCATCGGCGGCCAGCCCATGCTCGGCAAAGGCTGGATGATGCTGATGAATTGCCTGTCGGTCGGGCGCTCGATCTCGCTGCCGGCGGTGGGCACCGGCGCGGCGAAGTTCACCAGCCTGGTGACCGGCCAGTACGCGCAGATCCGTGAACAATTCAACGTGCCGCTGTCAGCCTTCGAAGGCATCCAGGAAGCGATGGCGCGGATCGGCGGCAACGCCTGGATGATGGACGCGGCGCGCATGCTCACCGCCAACGCGGTGGACCTGGGCGAGAAGCCGTCGGTCTTGTCGGCGATTCTCAAGTACCACCTCACCGAACGCGGCCGTGAATGCATCAGCCACGCCATGGATGTGCATGGCGGCAAGGCGATCATCATGGGGCCGAACAACTACCTGGGGCGCAGCTGGAATGGCGCGCCGATCTTCATCACCGTGGAAGGCGCGAACATCCTCTCGCGCAACCTGATGATCTTCGGCCAGGGCGCGATCCGCTGCCATCCGTTCGTCCTCAAGGAAATGGCCCTGGCCGGGCGCGAAGACAAGCAGCAGGCCCTCACCGAATTCGACGGCCTGCTGCTCAAGCACATTGGTTTTGCCGTGAGCAACGCCGCCAGTACGCTGGTGCTGAACCTGGGCTTCGGCCATTTCGAGCGGGCGCCGGGCGACAAGCTCAGCCAGGGTTATTTCCGCGCGCTCAATCGCCAGGCCGCCGCGTTCGCCATGCTCGCCGACCTCAGCATGATGCTGCTGGGCGGCGAGTTGAAGCGCCGCGAACGCCTGTCAGCGCGCCTGGGCGATGTGCTCAGCAACCTGTACCTGGCCAGTGCCGCGCTCAAGCGCTATCACGACCTCGACTCACCGGAGCATATGGCGCCGCTGTTCAATTGGGCCATGGAAGAAAGCCTCGGTCAGTCGGAACGTGCCCTGGATGAACTGCTGACCAACTTCCCCAACCGGGTGCTCGGTTGCCTGCTGCGGGTGATCGTGTTCCCGTTCGGTCGCCGGCACAAAGGCCCATCGGACAAGCTCGGTGCCGAAGTGGCCGGGGTGATCGGCCGGGCCAAGGGCGATCCGGCCCTGGAAGAACTGCTCGGCGGCTGCTTCCGTCCGCAATCCGCCGATGACGCCGTCGGCGCACTGCAACACGCCTGCGACCTGCTGAACGCGGCACAGCCGGTACAGAAAAAGCTGCACGTGGCCCTCAAGGGCGGTCAATTCAAGCCCGTCGCCGGGGAGCACACCATAGATGCAGCCCTGGAAGCCGGCGTATTGCAGCCGATGGAGGCGCATAACCTGCGTGAGGCCGAAGCGGCGCGGCGCAAGGTGATCGACGTGGACGATTTCGACAAGGAAGAACTGGCCCTGGCGCCCGGAAAGGTCCGCTGATCCTGCCAGCGGTGTAAAAACCGGCGTGGGAGCCTTATACTCCCGCGCCCGTTTTGCTCTTGAGGACTTATCTCGTGTCCAACGTCGTTGCCGATCATCTCGTCTTGCTTGACCACTTGCGCAGCATCCTGGTCGCCGTGGGTGAGGCCGAACAGGTTCCCGAAGAAAGCCATGCCTTGTTCCTGGAACGCTTCGACGAACTGCGCGCCCTGCTGCCGGTCGACCCGATCGAAAGCCAGTACCTGGGCCAGGACATCCTCTGCCAGGTGATGACCCGCTACCCGCAAGTCGCCCACCTGGTTCCGCGTGACCTGTTGTGGTTCTTCGCCGGTGACTGCCTGCACTACATGCCTGACGAGGAAATCAACCTGTTCCAGGCCCTGGAAGAGCGCCGCTACGAAGCCGAACAGAACGACGAACCGTTCGACTGGCACCAGGAAAAACAGCTGCTGGCGATGTCGAACGACGAGAGCCGGCACTGATAGACAAAGGCCCGCATTGCGGGCCTTTTTTATGGCCCGGTCGGCCCTCCCGCTTCCTTCTTCCTTCTCCTGTCTCCTGTAGGAGCGAGCTTGCTCGCGATGGTGGCTCAGGCACCGCGGGCATTCAGACAGCCACCGTTATCGTTGACGACCATCGCGAGCAAGCTCGCTCCTACAGGATGGGGGGTGGGGGCTATTTGCCGGGCTTGCCCAGGGTTGGCTCTTTCTCCAGGCACTCCACCAGATAGTCGATCAACACCCGCAGCTTGGGCGGCAGGTAGCGCGTGGGCGAATGCAACAGCCACGCACCGCCGTGGTACGAGGCCAGGAACGTCCAGTCCGGCAGTACCTGCACCAGCGAGCCCTGCTCCAGCGCATGACGCGCGGTGAAGTACGGCAGGCTGCCGATCCCGATGTGCTGCAACACCGCGTCCAGCCGCACACCGGTGTGATTGGCGGCGTAGCGTCCGCGCACACCGACGGTGACGGCCTTGGTGCCCTTCTTGAATTTCCAGCGCGCATCGCTTGGCGTTTCGCCCAGGTAGATACAACTGTGGTTGAGCAAATCGTGCGGATGGGTCGGTGTACCATGCTCGGCCAGATACCGGGGAGTCGCGCAAAGCAGGTGGTCGATGGTCAGCAATTGCCGCCCCACCAGGCCAGCGGGAGGATGGTCGGTGATGCGAATCGCCAGATCGACGTGATCGTCGATCAAATCGACCTGACGATCCTCCAGCAGTAACTCCACATCCACCTTGGGATAGCGTCGCAGAAACTCCGGCATATGTGGGTGGATCACGAATCGCCCGACCGCCTTGGGCACACTCACCCGCACCAGGCCTTGCGCTTCATCGGTGAACTGGCCGCTGATTTCCATGACCGATCTGGCGGCGTTGACCATCTCCTGACAGCGCTTGAACACCTCTTCCCCGCCATCGCTCAAACGCAGCTTGCGCGTGGTGCGCTGCAACAGGCGCGTGGCCAGCGCCTTCTCCAGACGTGAAATGCTGCGACTGACCGCCGACGGCGAACTGCCCAGTTGGCGTGCGGCTTCGGAAAAGCTTCCGGTCTCGACGACCTTGACGAAAATCGCCATTTCACCGAGCAACGGCAAGGGGAGATTTATGCTCACGGCACAACAGTCCTTTGATGTTTGAACGGATTATCACGCCATTGTGCGCTTCATATAATGAAATACATAACCGTTAGTGAGGGCATGGAATATGACGCTTCGCCTCTTTTTCCATAGTGATGACCTCAAGGCCAACGTGGAAGTACTGGAATGCACCCCCCACGAAAATGAATTCGCGGTGGAGTTGCGCGCCACACTGTTTCACCCCCAGGGCGGTGGACAACCCTTCGATACCGGCTGGATTGGCGACAGCCAGGTCCTGCGCGTGGTGCAGGATCCCGAGCGCATCCTGCACTTCGTGGACCGTCCCGTGGCGCTGGGCATGACCCCGATTCGCGTCGATGAGCCGCGCCGTCAGTTCAACACGCGGATGCACTCGGCTGGTCATCTGATCGGCCATTTCGTCCAGGCGATGGGCTGGATGCCAGTCAAGGCGCATCACTGGCCCGGCGAAGGCCGGGTGCAGTTCAAGCCGACGGAGGGTGCCCAGGAGGCAGACGCCGGGATGATCGAGTTCGGCCTCGAACAATGGATCGCCCATGATCTGCCACGCCTGACCTCGCTGCGCGAAGGCTCGCGGGAAATCGGTTTCGGTGAACTGCCGGCTTATGGCTGTGGCGGCACCCACGTGCGTAGCCTGAAGGAGTTGGGCAAAGTCACGATCGCTGCCGTTTCACAGAAGAAAGGCACGCTTTCAGTCCACTACAGCGTGGATTGAGCCTGCGGGCGATACCGGACCCTGTATCGCCCGACGCCGGGAACACCCGGTTCCTCATTACCCCCATAGATGGACCTTGACCATGATGCTTGATGTCGAGCGTCTCGATGAGACGTGCATAAAAAAACTCGCCAACGAAGAAGTGCTCGCCATTCGCGTCAAGCGCTTCCTGGCGCCGCCACTGGCTCGTCAGATCGGCGACAAGATTCTTGAGCCCGGCTTTGAAGGCTATATCAACGCGCCGAGTATCGGTCGTATCGGCATGGCTTTTTATGAGGCGGAAAATCAGCCACTGCTGATCGAGGATTACTTCGAGCGCGCCACCGAAAACATCGCGGAACTGCGCAATCGCTGCGCGCCGTATTCGTCGCCGGTCGACACCCTGCGCTGCATGCTCGACGAATCCTGGCCGGCCGGCGCCCACCTGGAAAACCTCTACGGCCGCAAGATGTACGTCGGGCTGTCCCGGGTAGTGAAACCCGGCGTGTGCTTCCTGGCCCATCACGACATTTTTGCCAAGGACGCCCCGGACAGCTACCAGGCGCACAGCCTCGATGCGCAATTCGCCTGCAACGTGTACCTGAACATGCCCAGCGAAGGCGGCGCATTGCAGATGTGGGACCACGACATTTCCCCGGACCAGTTCGACGACATGCGCGGCGACAGTTACGGCATCGACCCGGCGTTGCTGGGCGAGCCGACCCTCGAGGTACGTCCCGAGCCGGGCGATTTCATCATGTTCAATTCGCGGCGCATGCACGCAGTGACACCCGGCGTAGCGCATCCGCGCCTGAGCCTTTCCTTCTTTGTCGGCTATCGCGGCAATGCTTCCCCCCTGACGTTCTGGAGTTGAAATGCTGTTTTCGAATTACCTGGGTGAATTCCTGACCCTGGCAACCATTCACTTTCTGGCCGTGGTCGCCCCCGGACCGGATTTCGCCGTCACCATCCGCCAGAGCGTACGCTTCGGTCGTGGCGTGGGCATTTGCACCGCGCTGGGCATTGGCGCCGGCATTTCCGTGCATGTGCTCTACACCCTGCTGGGCGTTGGCACACTGATGCATACCCTGCCCTGGCTGCTGACCGTGGCCAAGGTCGTCGGCGGCGCCTACATTCTGTACCTCGGCGTCAGCCTGTTGCGCAGCCAGCCCAAGTCGGTGCTTGAAGGTGAGAAAGAGGCCGATGAACCGCTGGTCGAGCAAACCCTGTTGAAGGCCTTCACCACCGGGTTTCTGACCAACGCGACCAACCCCAAGGCCACGCTGTTTTTCCTGGCGATTTTCACCACCCTGATCAGTACCTCGACGCCACTCGGTATCCAGGCGCTGTACGGGGTCTGGATGTGCTGTGTGAATGCGCTGTGGTTCGTGATTGTCGCGCTGTTCTTCTCCAGCCACCGGGTCCGGTTGCAGTTC
This DNA window, taken from Pseudomonas sp. MYb118, encodes the following:
- a CDS encoding DNA internalization-related competence protein ComEC/Rec2, yielding MRTGMMALALGLLALRFLPALPPAGLWWALPVVGLMLLPFRTYPLAFFLFGLSWAGAQAQWALDDRLPAELDGETRWVEGRVVGLPASSDQVVRFELADVRSRQENLPPRLRLAWYGGPPVSSGERWRLAVKFKRPSGLLNPHAFDYDAWLLAQRIGATGTIKDGQRLAQARWAWRDSVRQRLQAVDAQGRAGALAALVLGDGAGLDREDWQVLQDTGTVHLLVISGQHIGLLAGVVYLLIAGLARYGLWPARLPWLPWACGLAFAAALGYGLLAGFEVPVRRACVMIGLVLLWRLRFRHLGAWWPLLLALDAVLLLDPLVSLQPGFWLSFAAVAVLIFTFGGRLGPWRWWQAWTRAQWLIAIGLGPLLLILGLPISLSGPLANLLAVPWISLLVLPLALLGTLLLPLPYVGEGLLWLAGGLIDKLFMALGWLAGQVPAWQPVAIAPWVWALGCLGAILLLLPRGVPLRPLGWPLLLLLVFPPRSTLPEGVAEVWQLDVGQGLAILIRTRHHTLLYDTGPRFGDLDLGERVVVPALRKLGVSGLDLMLISHGDADHAGGARAVAQAMPVARTLSGDPLALPAELNAQACASGEQWTWDGVRFQLWQWSGATDSNQQSCVLQIEANGERLLLTGDIDVAAEQVLLDSPLAVPTDWLQSPHHGSRSSSSMALLAALQPRAVLISRGHGNSFGHPHPTVTARYRKRGMTLHDSAEQGAIRLRLGLFEPAWTMRQQRRFWRAPP
- a CDS encoding DUF2062 domain-containing protein gives rise to the protein MPRRLFKRYMPDPTSIREHQSLRFLGTLLHDPNLWHLNRHSVARAMAVGLFAAFLPIPMQMLVAAALAVVVRGNMPIAVSLVWLTNPITMPAVFFCTYQMGAWLMNVPARTLPDELTWEWISGELSTLWQPFLLGSVVTGLLLGALAYCLVMVYWRWWVSRQWARRKKKRMQ
- a CDS encoding ABC transporter permease; the encoded protein is MNSELRPNLVALNTIVYREVRRFTRIWPQTLLPPAITMVLYFVIFGNLIGRQIGDMGGFSYMEYIVPGLIMMSVITNSYGNVVSSFFGSKFQRSIEELMVSPVSPHTILIGFTLGGVLRGLMVGLIVTVLSMFFTHLQVHHLGVTILVVVLTATIFSLLGFINAVFARNFDDISIIPTFVLTPLTYLGGVFYSISLLSPFWQTVSLANPVLHMVNAFRFGILGVSDIRISVAITFMLVATVVLYIGCARLLVSGRGMRT
- a CDS encoding ABC transporter ATP-binding protein, translated to MSSALSIRQLTKTYGNGFQALSGIDLDVAEGDFFALLGPNGAGKSTTIGILSTLVNKTSGTVNIFGHDLDRNPAQLKRSIGVVPQEFNFNQFEKTFDIVVTQAGYYGIPPKIAKERAEQYLTQLGLWDKRDVPSRSLSGGMKRRLMIARALVHEPRLLILDEPTAGVDIELRRSMWSFLTELNQKGITIILTTHYLEEAEQLCRHIGIIDHGTIVENTSMKQLLGQLHVETFLLDTKNALSVAPQLLGYPSRLLDAHTLEVQVEKTMGITALFTQLAQQNIEVLSLRNKTNRLEELFVSLVEKNLSKVAV
- a CDS encoding glutathione S-transferase family protein, translated to MLKIWGRKNSSNVRKALWAAEELNLPYESIDAGGAFGVVDTPQYRAMNPNGRVPVIEDEGFVLWESNAIVRYLMASHAGYTAWYPTDLKARAIAEQWMDWTTSSFAGPFRTVFWGVLRTPAEQQDWPAIHAAIKECDTLLAMADEALALKPYLSGDEIGMGDIPLGSFIYAWFEMPIERAPQPHLEAWYARLKARAAYKKAVMTALT
- a CDS encoding transglutaminase family protein — protein: MHEYLRPGRFTDSDHPSVVEFAEKHRGTSRDPLEQAINLYYAVREAVRYNPYTFSRDPDTLRGSHALAAGESYCVPKATLLAGAARHCGIPARIGLADVRNHLSTPRLLQLLKSDVFAMHGYTELFLNGRWVKATPAFNEQLCELFNVAPLEFDGINDSVFHPFNRDGEHLMEYLIDHGQFADVPETFFFEHLQKCYPHLFSEALPALLGDMQSDLSRA